From a region of the Chloroflexota bacterium genome:
- the ectB gene encoding diaminobutyrate--2-oxoglutarate transaminase, which translates to MQREITTINTTAFDQYESNVRSYCRSFPTVFCQAQGSLLYNEQQRAYIDFFAGAGALNYGHNNPQIKQALLNYLESDQIIHGLDMYTSAKRSFLERFNQVILAPRNLPYKVQFCGPTGANAVEAALKLARKVTGRTSVISFMGGYHGLSLGGLAVTGNAEHRAAAGVPLAHTNFLPYPRGPLAVIDSLHYLETVLTDTHSGFDKPAAIILETIQAEGGIYVAPTEWLQGLRHLCDRHGIVLICDDIQVGCGRTGSFFSFEAAGIVPDLVTLSKSISGYGLPMALVLIKSEYDQWQPAEHTGTFRGNQLAFVGATAALDYWQTDAFSSSIQALAQQLESFLQTQIVPLDPRLAIRGKGLVWGIDFAELGPTASKTIMQECFAQGLIIERVGRGDSVLKIMPPLTIDSALLAQGCAILQQAIQTYLASIKE; encoded by the coding sequence ATGCAACGTGAAATAACGACCATCAATACCACCGCGTTCGACCAATACGAATCCAATGTGCGCTCCTATTGCCGTTCGTTTCCAACGGTGTTTTGCCAAGCCCAAGGCTCGCTGCTGTATAACGAGCAACAACGCGCCTATATCGATTTCTTTGCTGGGGCGGGAGCGCTGAACTATGGTCATAACAACCCGCAGATTAAACAAGCCCTGCTCAACTACCTCGAATCCGATCAAATTATCCATGGCTTGGATATGTATACCAGTGCCAAACGCAGCTTTTTAGAGCGTTTTAATCAGGTTATTTTAGCGCCGCGCAACTTGCCCTATAAAGTTCAATTTTGCGGGCCAACTGGCGCAAATGCGGTCGAGGCGGCGCTAAAACTAGCACGAAAAGTCACGGGTCGCACGAGCGTAATCAGTTTTATGGGTGGCTATCATGGTTTGTCGCTGGGTGGGTTAGCAGTTACGGGCAATGCCGAACATCGTGCCGCCGCTGGCGTGCCATTAGCCCACACCAACTTTTTGCCCTATCCTCGCGGCCCGCTCGCTGTAATCGATTCATTGCACTATCTCGAAACCGTCTTGACCGACACCCATTCGGGCTTCGATAAACCAGCGGCGATCATTTTGGAGACAATTCAGGCCGAAGGCGGGATTTACGTTGCCCCAACCGAATGGCTCCAAGGCCTGCGCCACCTCTGCGATCGCCATGGCATTGTGTTGATCTGCGATGATATTCAGGTTGGTTGTGGTCGGACTGGGAGCTTTTTCTCGTTTGAGGCGGCTGGAATTGTGCCCGATTTAGTGACGCTTTCCAAGTCGATTAGCGGTTATGGCTTGCCCATGGCACTCGTCTTGATCAAGTCTGAATACGATCAATGGCAGCCAGCCGAGCATACTGGCACATTTCGTGGTAATCAATTGGCGTTTGTGGGGGCAACCGCTGCGCTCGATTATTGGCAAACTGATGCCTTCAGCAGCTCAATTCAGGCTCTTGCCCAGCAACTCGAAAGCTTTTTGCAAACCCAGATAGTGCCGCTCGATCCACGCTTAGCAATTCGTGGTAAGGGCTTGGTTTGGGGGATTGATTTTGCCGAACTTGGCCCAACTGCTTCGAAAACGATTATGCAAGAATGTTTTGCCCAAGGGTTAATTATCGAGCGGGTTGGCCGTGGCGATAGTGTGCTGAAAATCATGCCGCCATTGACCATCGATTCAGCCTTGCTTGCTCAAGGCTGTGCCATTCTGCAACAGGCGATTCAAACCTATTTGGCAAGTATAAAGGAATAA
- a CDS encoding amino acid adenylation domain-containing protein → MTQTLPQGFSTDDLELLAYLLEEAGIDHAVPNQIRPRPANQPVPLSFAQERLWFIDQLEPGNPAYNILFAVQIDGPLHVGYLQQSFDAVIARHESLRTSFPVLNDQPIQAIADKHDFDLTIVDLRYLVAIEQASTIEQRSIIEQQLLIDSAHRFNLAQGPLLYGRLLWLAEQQYVLILNLHHAIFDGWSLAIFIEELRHCYSALLAGQALDLAPATLQYADFSYWQREYLQGEILAEQLAFWQNQFAGRLPTLALPTDRPRPKHETGRGAALPFRVDQVLIEQLQHLAQREHATMFMLLLAAFQLVLARYSQQQEFVVGSPIANRDRVEIEHLIGFFVNMLLLRCDVQPQLSFREFLAQVRETTLEAYAHQDLPFEQLVEVLQPDRGAGYGSLFQVMFVLQNTPKVNYEIADLQLRFLDTEAHGTKYDLTMTLTETATGLEGWFEYNTDLYDQATIQRMLGHYQQVLRVVAATPDQVLNTISVFDDQTQTALFKLSNQTQHDFGPAGFLERFAKQVAATPNATAVRDVDQRYSYQALQQRAMALAAQLQQHGVRQETLVPILLPRTSDVVVAVLGVFYAGAAYLPLDPAWPAQRIAQILQGFAIPALVCEPNLARWFAEHVQPLLEPHNQPQLIERWNDAATKPVAIQTHPQQLAYTLFTSGSTGTPKGVMIDQAGMLNHLLVMNQVLELQAHDVVAQTASQCFDISVWQMLSGLLVGATVAIIDDQTMRDPLALAQTQAEQQVTIFEPVPSLLQALLETLQTPAEQALLHRLRWVLPTGEALQPVQARQWFATYPQIPLLNAYGPAECADDVTLQRLDTAPSEGHSSMPIGKPVANMQVFVLDPNWQLLPLGAVGELYIGGIGVGRGYLNDPARTASAFVPNPFAGAGSRLYRTGDLVRQTADGALHFIGRADQQVKVRGYRIELGEIESVLAELSWLREAAVHPWQQQLVAYLVPAVDTPALLSLVQPALQQRLPSYMLPNQYLVLDQLPRNRNGKLDRQQLPAPNPANRGFQTTLVAPRNQTEADLAEIWADMLQLDVMSIDANFFSSGGHSLLATRVMLRTRQHYGHDLPLRMIFEAPTIREFATLLEQQQAGSALPNLLVPIKPHGSRTPLMCVHAIAGTVGCYSELATALDPSQPLYALQAPGIDGGTTHTKVEAIAQDYCQALRQLQPQGPYRLAGWSFGGLVALEMARQLQLAGEQVSMLSLIDSFLAEPTPDPLPLIQSFAADLFADVDRLAAQQIGWPAIVVLPAEQQLVALYQQAQRAGLIDSDLPFDLAQRLYAVFTSHAHAMQAYQPAAYLGEAQLLQAQANPAAARRWQAIIPNLHVQVIGGDHISILRQPHVHILANAIEQRT, encoded by the coding sequence ATGACCCAAACCTTGCCCCAAGGCTTTTCGACCGATGACCTTGAGTTGCTGGCCTATTTGCTTGAAGAAGCAGGCATCGATCATGCCGTGCCAAACCAAATTCGGCCTCGGCCTGCCAACCAGCCAGTTCCGCTATCGTTTGCCCAAGAACGCTTGTGGTTTATCGACCAGCTCGAGCCTGGCAATCCAGCCTATAATATTTTGTTTGCGGTGCAGATTGATGGCCCGCTGCATGTCGGATACTTGCAACAGAGCTTTGATGCGGTGATCGCCCGCCACGAGAGCCTGCGTACCAGCTTTCCAGTGCTCAACGATCAGCCGATTCAGGCGATTGCAGATAAACATGATTTTGATTTAACGATCGTCGATCTACGCTATTTGGTAGCAATTGAACAAGCATCAACAATCGAACAACGCTCAATTATCGAACAGCAATTACTGATCGATAGTGCCCATCGTTTTAATTTGGCGCAAGGCCCATTGTTGTATGGGCGTTTGCTCTGGCTGGCCGAGCAGCAGTATGTGCTGATTCTCAATCTGCATCATGCGATTTTTGATGGCTGGTCGCTGGCAATTTTTATTGAGGAATTACGCCATTGCTATAGTGCCTTGCTCGCGGGTCAAGCGCTCGATTTAGCCCCAGCAACATTGCAATATGCCGATTTTAGTTATTGGCAGCGCGAATATTTGCAGGGCGAGATTTTGGCCGAACAATTAGCCTTTTGGCAAAACCAATTTGCTGGGCGCTTGCCCACCTTGGCCTTACCAACCGATCGACCACGCCCAAAACACGAGACTGGTCGTGGCGCAGCCTTGCCATTTCGTGTTGATCAGGTATTAATTGAGCAGTTGCAACACCTCGCCCAACGCGAACATGCCACGATGTTTATGCTGTTATTAGCGGCGTTTCAGCTGGTGCTGGCTCGCTATAGCCAACAGCAAGAGTTTGTGGTTGGCTCGCCAATTGCCAATCGTGATCGGGTTGAAATTGAGCATTTGATCGGCTTTTTCGTCAATATGCTGCTGCTGCGTTGCGATGTTCAGCCGCAGCTGAGCTTTCGCGAATTTTTGGCGCAAGTGCGCGAAACCACGCTTGAAGCCTATGCCCACCAAGATTTGCCGTTTGAGCAGTTGGTCGAGGTGCTTCAGCCCGACCGTGGCGCAGGCTATGGTTCGTTGTTTCAGGTGATGTTTGTTCTGCAAAATACGCCCAAGGTTAACTATGAGATCGCCGATTTGCAACTGCGATTTCTCGATACCGAGGCGCATGGCACCAAATATGACCTGACCATGACCTTGACTGAAACCGCAACTGGGCTGGAAGGTTGGTTTGAATACAACACCGATTTGTACGATCAGGCCACGATTCAGCGCATGCTTGGGCATTATCAACAGGTGTTGCGGGTGGTTGCTGCCACGCCTGATCAAGTACTTAACACAATTAGCGTATTTGATGACCAAACCCAAACCGCTTTATTCAAGCTAAGCAATCAAACTCAGCACGATTTTGGCCCTGCTGGTTTTTTAGAACGCTTTGCCAAGCAAGTTGCAGCGACACCCAACGCAACTGCGGTGCGCGATGTTGATCAGCGTTATTCCTATCAGGCTTTGCAGCAACGGGCTATGGCTTTAGCGGCCCAACTACAACAGCATGGCGTTAGGCAAGAAACCCTCGTGCCAATTTTGCTGCCACGTACCAGCGATGTTGTGGTTGCGGTTTTAGGGGTTTTTTACGCTGGGGCAGCCTATTTGCCGCTTGATCCTGCTTGGCCAGCCCAGCGCATCGCCCAGATTTTGCAGGGCTTTGCGATTCCAGCCTTAGTCTGCGAACCCAATTTAGCCCGTTGGTTTGCTGAGCATGTTCAGCCGTTGCTTGAGCCACACAATCAGCCGCAGTTAATCGAACGATGGAATGATGCAGCAACCAAACCTGTTGCGATCCAAACCCACCCTCAGCAATTGGCCTATACCCTGTTTACCTCTGGCTCAACCGGCACACCCAAAGGCGTGATGATCGATCAGGCTGGGATGCTCAACCATCTGTTGGTGATGAATCAGGTGTTGGAACTCCAAGCCCATGATGTGGTGGCCCAAACCGCTTCGCAATGCTTCGATATCTCAGTGTGGCAGATGCTGTCGGGCTTGTTGGTTGGTGCAACGGTAGCAATCATTGATGATCAAACGATGCGTGACCCGTTGGCCTTAGCCCAAACTCAGGCTGAGCAACAAGTCACAATTTTCGAGCCGGTGCCAAGCCTGTTGCAAGCCTTGCTTGAAACGTTGCAAACCCCTGCTGAACAAGCCTTGCTGCACCGCTTGCGCTGGGTTTTGCCAACGGGCGAAGCCTTGCAACCAGTTCAGGCTCGCCAATGGTTTGCCACCTATCCGCAGATTCCGTTGTTGAATGCCTATGGGCCTGCCGAATGCGCCGACGATGTGACCTTGCAACGGCTTGATACTGCTCCGTCCGAAGGCCATAGCTCCATGCCAATCGGCAAGCCCGTCGCCAATATGCAGGTGTTCGTGCTCGATCCAAACTGGCAATTGTTGCCATTGGGCGCAGTCGGCGAATTATATATCGGTGGTATCGGAGTTGGTCGCGGCTATTTGAATGATCCAGCCCGCACTGCCAGCGCCTTCGTACCCAACCCATTTGCTGGTGCTGGAAGTCGGCTCTATCGTACTGGCGATTTGGTGCGCCAAACTGCTGATGGAGCTTTGCACTTCATTGGTCGCGCTGATCAGCAAGTCAAAGTGCGTGGCTATCGGATTGAACTAGGCGAGATCGAGTCAGTCTTGGCCGAATTGAGCTGGTTGCGCGAGGCGGCGGTGCACCCTTGGCAGCAACAATTAGTTGCCTATCTGGTTCCGGCTGTCGATACTCCTGCGTTGCTCAGCCTTGTGCAGCCTGCGCTCCAACAGCGATTGCCCAGCTATATGCTGCCCAACCAATATCTGGTTTTAGATCAATTGCCGCGTAACCGTAATGGCAAGCTTGATCGCCAACAACTGCCAGCGCCAAATCCTGCCAACCGTGGCTTTCAAACAACACTGGTTGCACCACGCAATCAGACTGAGGCCGATTTAGCCGAAATTTGGGCTGACATGCTTCAACTTGACGTAATGAGTATTGATGCCAATTTCTTCAGCAGCGGCGGTCATTCGCTCTTGGCAACGCGGGTGATGCTGCGCACGCGCCAGCACTATGGCCATGATTTACCGTTACGCATGATTTTTGAAGCGCCAACCATTCGTGAATTTGCGACCTTATTGGAACAGCAACAAGCAGGATCAGCGCTCCCTAATCTACTCGTGCCCATTAAACCCCACGGCTCACGCACGCCATTGATGTGTGTCCATGCGATTGCCGGCACGGTTGGCTGTTATAGCGAGCTAGCCACAGCGCTTGATCCTAGCCAACCGCTGTATGCCTTGCAAGCGCCCGGGATTGACGGCGGCACAACCCATACCAAGGTTGAAGCAATTGCCCAAGACTATTGCCAAGCATTGCGACAACTGCAACCTCAGGGGCCATATCGTTTGGCTGGTTGGTCATTTGGTGGTTTGGTGGCGCTTGAAATGGCGCGACAACTGCAACTTGCTGGCGAGCAGGTATCCATGCTCAGTTTGATCGATAGCTTTCTGGCCGAACCAACGCCTGATCCATTGCCATTGATTCAGAGCTTCGCCGCCGATCTGTTTGCCGATGTTGATCGCTTGGCTGCTCAACAGATCGGTTGGCCCGCGATTGTAGTGCTACCTGCTGAGCAACAATTGGTGGCGCTCTATCAACAAGCCCAAAGGGCTGGCCTAATTGATTCTGATCTGCCGTTCGATCTGGCGCAACGGTTATATGCGGTTTTTACTAGCCATGCCCATGCCATGCAAGCCTATCAGCCTGCTGCATATCTTGGGGAAGCTCAATTGCTCCAAGCTCAAGCCAACCCAGCAGCAGCTCGACGCTGGCAAGCAATCATTCCAAATCTGCATGTTCAGGTGATCGGCGGCGATCATATCAGCATTCTGCGGCAGCCGCATGTACACATTTTAGCAAACGCCATAGAGCAGAGAACATAG
- a CDS encoding amino acid adenylation domain-containing protein, translating to MSYANITQLVTVQANQTPAAWAVQTPAGHGLTFAELEQQSNQAAAYLQHMGVQPSSVVGICLRRTPQLIVWMLAILKAGATYLPLDPAYPTARLQFMLADAKAMLVVSETACQAGLPLNTIEGMLIDQPWSRNLAWRELSYHSQIPAYIIYTSGSTGQPKGVLISHANALTFLAWAETTFSAAERAGILAATSINFDLSIFEIFLPLISGGTLVLVENLLDPALFHSQHPIRLINSVPSALQTLLQHKALPSSVLTVNLAGEPLSLRLAQQLYQQPNIQRVFNLYGPTEATTYATYQLVERTASQPPAIGQPLTGTTSVILDAQYQPIAAEDVGELFIAGLGVAQGYLQRPDLTAERFLPNPWATTPGERMYKTGDLAHWNAANELCYLGRNDQQVKIRGFRIELGEIEAQILRLAPLQAVVVQPITLVADDPQLTAYLVANQPIDCEALRASLAHHVPSYMLPSFWVQLAELPLTPNGKLDRAALPRPDAPIKQPLQSLTEQRLATIWREILGVEQLGRESNFLQLGGHSLNAMQVLKRIEHTWQLQLSITSLFEQPSLAAWARLIDPQQQTFAQAEPQFYQRTKQLHQLSFSQQRLWFAEQLRPNTAYNVIHAWRIDAQLDAVALEQSWLQVIDRHEILRSSIQLIEGMPQQVIMLKPVWQLELLPNASLDRMLSSLDRPFDLTQAPLLRVGLAQHPDHAIVLVVIHHSIIDAWSLGVLWAELSQLYASLEQNQPIQLPSQAYDYLDFVAWQRQQLDSACLAQLQTYWQTQFALFDPLPALATDYPRSAHMQGLGSSQTYQLDQQVIQALQGLANANNASLFMLLLAGWATVLYQRTQRSDLLIGTLSAGREHAAFERCVGFFINILPLRLHCTAVQTWLDLLQQTRMVALQAYQHQALPFEQIVANVAHERNNQPQIPLIQSLLVLQNAPSQPLVLGAPAQALATPIQASKTDLVLLVQPAATGYQLTLEYASELFAAESIEALAADFQAVLRQMAQHPTSTLSAVQLVGHWTAEHYSNPLPTLQPMAAPPQTALERTLADMWQEALGLSIDNIHADFFRMGGHSLNATQVVSRMQQLLQVSTSIRMLFDYPTIAQLSQHLLANQAQAERINKIATALQQIKSMSASTKQALQQKAAGRTSQS from the coding sequence ATGAGCTATGCGAATATTACCCAACTGGTGACGGTTCAAGCCAACCAAACGCCTGCCGCTTGGGCGGTGCAAACGCCCGCAGGTCATGGCTTAACGTTTGCTGAGCTTGAGCAGCAATCCAACCAAGCAGCGGCCTATTTGCAACACATGGGCGTGCAACCAAGCAGCGTTGTGGGCATTTGTTTGCGCCGCACGCCACAGCTCATCGTGTGGATGCTGGCGATTCTCAAGGCTGGCGCGACCTATCTGCCGCTTGATCCGGCCTATCCAACCGCGCGGTTGCAATTTATGCTGGCCGATGCTAAGGCCATGCTGGTGGTCAGCGAAACGGCATGCCAAGCAGGTTTGCCCCTGAACACTATTGAGGGTATGTTGATTGATCAGCCTTGGTCGAGGAATTTGGCGTGGCGCGAACTCAGCTATCATAGCCAAATTCCTGCCTATATCATCTATACCTCTGGATCAACCGGACAACCCAAGGGTGTGCTGATTAGCCATGCCAATGCACTCACCTTTTTAGCATGGGCTGAAACCACGTTTAGCGCAGCCGAACGCGCTGGAATTTTAGCAGCAACCTCGATCAACTTTGATCTTTCAATTTTTGAGATCTTTCTGCCATTAATTAGTGGCGGTACGTTGGTGCTGGTGGAAAATCTGCTTGATCCAGCGCTGTTTCACTCGCAGCACCCGATTCGTTTGATCAATAGCGTGCCGTCAGCGCTGCAAACGTTGTTGCAACATAAGGCACTTCCATCTAGCGTGCTCACGGTGAATCTTGCTGGTGAGCCGCTGAGCTTGCGATTAGCGCAGCAACTCTATCAGCAGCCAAACATCCAGCGCGTATTCAATTTATATGGGCCAACCGAGGCCACGACCTATGCCACCTACCAACTCGTTGAGCGCACTGCCAGCCAGCCACCAGCGATTGGCCAGCCGCTTACTGGCACGACCAGCGTTATCCTCGATGCCCAGTATCAACCTATTGCAGCTGAGGATGTTGGCGAATTATTTATTGCTGGGCTGGGAGTGGCGCAAGGCTATTTGCAACGCCCCGATTTAACTGCCGAACGTTTTTTGCCTAATCCGTGGGCTACCACGCCTGGCGAACGAATGTATAAAACTGGTGATTTGGCTCATTGGAATGCGGCAAATGAGCTTTGTTACCTAGGGCGTAACGATCAGCAGGTCAAAATTCGTGGCTTTCGAATCGAGCTTGGTGAGATTGAGGCCCAGATTCTGCGCTTAGCACCATTGCAAGCGGTTGTGGTTCAGCCAATTACGCTGGTTGCTGATGATCCGCAGTTGACCGCCTATTTGGTTGCTAATCAGCCAATCGATTGCGAAGCCTTACGCGCAAGCTTAGCCCACCATGTGCCAAGCTATATGCTGCCAAGTTTTTGGGTACAGCTGGCCGAATTACCATTAACACCCAATGGCAAGCTTGATCGGGCAGCCTTGCCACGCCCTGATGCCCCGATTAAACAACCATTGCAAAGCCTGACTGAACAGCGTTTGGCGACAATCTGGCGCGAAATCTTGGGTGTGGAACAGCTTGGGCGTGAGAGCAATTTTTTGCAGCTTGGTGGTCATTCGCTCAATGCGATGCAAGTGCTCAAACGAATTGAGCACACGTGGCAGCTTCAGCTTTCGATTACGAGCTTGTTTGAGCAACCAAGCTTGGCCGCCTGGGCGCGGTTAATCGATCCGCAGCAGCAAACCTTTGCTCAGGCTGAACCTCAATTCTATCAGCGTACCAAGCAATTGCATCAGCTTTCGTTTAGCCAACAACGCCTGTGGTTTGCCGAGCAATTACGCCCAAACACCGCCTACAATGTCATCCATGCATGGCGCATCGATGCTCAGCTTGATGCGGTTGCGCTTGAACAAAGCTGGTTGCAGGTTATCGACCGTCATGAAATATTACGCAGCAGCATTCAGCTCATCGAGGGAATGCCGCAGCAAGTGATTATGCTCAAGCCAGTTTGGCAGCTTGAGCTTCTGCCAAATGCAAGCTTGGACAGGATGTTAAGTTCGCTTGATCGGCCATTCGATTTGACGCAAGCTCCATTGTTACGAGTCGGCTTGGCGCAACACCCCGATCACGCCATCGTGCTGGTGGTTATCCATCATAGCATTATTGATGCTTGGTCGTTGGGCGTGCTGTGGGCTGAATTAAGCCAGCTGTATGCCAGCTTAGAGCAAAACCAACCAATTCAGCTGCCAAGCCAAGCCTACGATTACCTTGATTTTGTGGCTTGGCAACGCCAGCAGCTTGATTCGGCATGCCTCGCCCAATTGCAAACCTACTGGCAAACCCAGTTTGCCCTGTTTGATCCGCTCCCAGCCTTGGCAACCGATTATCCGCGTTCGGCACACATGCAGGGCTTGGGCAGCAGCCAAACCTATCAACTTGATCAGCAGGTTATCCAAGCATTACAAGGCTTGGCCAACGCCAATAATGCTAGTTTGTTTATGCTGTTACTGGCGGGATGGGCAACTGTGCTCTATCAACGCACTCAGCGCAGCGATCTGCTGATTGGCACGCTCAGCGCTGGCCGTGAGCATGCAGCATTTGAGCGTTGCGTTGGCTTTTTTATTAATATCTTGCCCTTGCGCCTGCATTGCACTGCCGTGCAAACGTGGCTTGATCTATTGCAGCAAACCCGCATGGTTGCCTTACAAGCATACCAACACCAAGCCTTACCATTCGAGCAGATTGTGGCCAACGTGGCGCATGAGCGCAACAACCAACCGCAGATTCCGCTGATTCAAAGTTTGTTGGTGTTGCAAAACGCGCCCAGCCAGCCTTTAGTTTTGGGTGCGCCAGCCCAAGCCCTAGCTACACCAATTCAGGCCAGCAAAACCGATTTGGTGCTGTTGGTGCAGCCCGCTGCAACTGGCTATCAATTGACGCTGGAATATGCTAGCGAATTGTTCGCCGCTGAATCAATTGAAGCGTTGGCCGCCGATTTCCAAGCGGTTTTACGCCAAATGGCGCAGCATCCTACCAGCACACTTAGCGCTGTTCAGTTGGTTGGGCATTGGACGGCGGAGCACTATTCCAACCCGTTGCCTACGCTTCAGCCAATGGCCGCCCCACCGCAAACAGCGCTCGAGCGAACCCTCGCCGATATGTGGCAAGAGGCCTTGGGCTTGTCAATTGATAATATTCACGCCGATTTCTTCCGCATGGGTGGCCATTCACTCAACGCCACCCAAGTTGTCTCGCGCATGCAACAGCTTTTGCAAGTAAGCACAAGTATTCGAATGTTGTTCGATTATCCAACAATTGCCCAATTAAGCCAGCATTTGCTGGCGAATCAAGCTCAGGCAGAGCGAATCAATAAAATTGCCACCGCACTGCAACAGATTAAAAGCATGAGTGCCAGCACCAAACAGGCCTTGCAACAAAAGGCCGCAGGAAGGACAAGCCAATCATGA